The following coding sequences are from one Actinopolymorpha sp. NPDC004070 window:
- the tig gene encoding trigger factor, whose protein sequence is MKSAVETLSPTRVRLTVEVPFEELRTNLDTAYREIAKQVTIPGFRKGRIPPQIIDQRVGREFVLEQAVNDALPQLYVSALQENDVEPLGQPEVDVTNFADGADLTFTAEVDVRPDVTLPEYKGLEVSVADAEVTDEEVEDQLTSLRERFGSLSTVERAAEDGDFLTIDLAASKDGQPIEDAQATGLSYKIGSGSMLEGLDEAVTGKSAGESETFVSQLASGEYAGQDVDVTVVVDSVKVQELPELDDEFAQMASEFDTLDELRADVRDRLIRQKRLQQAQEARDNVLEKLLDQVEVPVPEGAVTDEVQARREAIGHQLQHMGATEAQYLQSEGQTEEEFVADLDRRSREALMTQFVLDKVADTEELNVSEPELTQALLQRAQQAGVSPDEYIQQVVQNNYVPTLVREVRRGKALGFLVEQAVVTDASGNPVELSRLQADGTYAEEGAEEAEGAESAPAEESAEATQAEGEKGEGEQGEGEQGEGEKSES, encoded by the coding sequence GTGAAGAGCGCCGTCGAGACCTTGAGCCCCACCCGGGTTCGGCTGACCGTCGAGGTGCCCTTCGAGGAGCTCAGGACAAACCTCGACACCGCCTACCGTGAGATCGCGAAGCAGGTGACGATCCCCGGCTTCCGCAAGGGCAGGATCCCTCCGCAGATCATTGACCAGCGGGTCGGCCGGGAGTTCGTGCTGGAGCAGGCCGTCAACGACGCCCTCCCGCAGCTCTACGTGAGCGCCCTGCAGGAGAACGACGTCGAGCCGCTCGGCCAGCCCGAGGTGGACGTCACCAACTTCGCCGACGGCGCCGACCTGACCTTCACCGCCGAGGTCGACGTACGCCCCGACGTGACCCTGCCCGAGTACAAGGGTCTCGAGGTCAGCGTGGCCGACGCCGAGGTGACCGACGAGGAGGTCGAGGACCAGCTGACCTCCCTGCGGGAGCGGTTCGGTTCGCTGAGCACCGTCGAGCGGGCCGCCGAGGACGGCGACTTCCTCACCATCGACCTGGCCGCGAGCAAGGACGGCCAGCCGATCGAGGACGCCCAGGCGACCGGGCTCAGCTACAAGATCGGCAGCGGCTCGATGCTGGAGGGGCTCGACGAGGCCGTCACCGGCAAGTCGGCCGGTGAGTCGGAGACGTTCGTCAGCCAGCTCGCCTCCGGTGAGTACGCCGGCCAGGACGTCGACGTCACCGTGGTGGTCGACAGCGTGAAGGTCCAGGAGCTCCCCGAGCTGGACGACGAGTTCGCCCAGATGGCCAGCGAGTTCGACACCCTGGACGAGCTGCGCGCCGACGTGCGGGACCGGCTGATCCGGCAGAAGCGGCTCCAGCAGGCCCAGGAGGCCCGCGACAACGTGCTGGAGAAGCTCCTCGACCAGGTGGAGGTGCCCGTCCCCGAGGGCGCGGTCACCGACGAGGTCCAGGCGCGGCGCGAGGCGATCGGTCATCAACTGCAGCACATGGGCGCGACCGAGGCGCAGTACCTCCAGAGCGAGGGCCAGACCGAGGAGGAGTTCGTCGCCGACCTCGACCGCCGCTCCCGCGAGGCGCTGATGACGCAGTTCGTCCTCGACAAGGTGGCCGACACCGAGGAGCTCAACGTCAGCGAGCCCGAGCTGACGCAGGCGCTGCTCCAGCGGGCGCAGCAGGCCGGCGTGAGCCCGGACGAGTACATCCAGCAGGTCGTCCAGAACAACTACGTCCCCACGCTGGTGCGCGAGGTGCGCCGCGGCAAGGCGCTCGGCTTCCTGGTCGAGCAGGCCGTGGTGACCGACGCGTCCGGCAACCCGGTCGAGCTGAGCCGCCTGCAGGCGGACGGCACGTACGCCGAGGAAGGGGCCGAGGAGGCCGAGGGCGCGGAGTCCGCTCCGGCCGAGGAGTCCGCCGAGGCTACCCAGGCCGAGGGCGAGAAGGGCGAGGGCGAGCAGGGCGAGGGCGAGCAGGGCGAGGGCGAGAAGTCGGAGTCCTGA
- a CDS encoding replication initiator, whose translation MSPRTAPLRRPQGGRAAPRQGRLDTSTGESTRVAIPCGSTLASRCPTCADKARKLRIQQCGRTFTGRDGKTWRPSMVVTLTPGFGWGRQCSRGDDLPTRDQRA comes from the coding sequence GTGAGCCCGAGGACGGCGCCCCTGCGCCGCCCGCAGGGCGGCCGGGCGGCGCCGCGTCAGGGGCGCCTTGACACCTCCACCGGTGAATCCACCCGCGTCGCCATCCCCTGCGGGTCCACCCTCGCCTCCAGGTGCCCCACCTGCGCCGACAAGGCACGCAAGCTGCGAATCCAGCAGTGTGGGCGTACGTTCACCGGGCGGGACGGCAAGACCTGGCGACCGTCCATGGTCGTCACCCTCACGCCTGGCTTCGGATGGGGACGGCAGTGTTCGCGCGGCGATGACCTACCAACACGCGACCAGCGAGCGTGA
- a CDS encoding class F sortase, producing MLVLMAVSGVGLIASDQLGQAAPPPMPVATTPPPEPAASTPPPEPAASTPPPKQAAKTSQPKPTNTTGGSSRNRSASPTPGPSSTQLPTTNARPVRVDIGAIDVAAPLIGVGNAPDGTIGIPPENKPYLAAWYKYSAAPGEPGRTVIVGHLDSRFSSQYTAVFYRLGALKRGQKLTVRRADGVVVEYVVDGASLQSKANFPAGQIYGKSRRSELRLITCGGTYSKKTGWSGNVIVYAHMVSWHYATSAERRKPMHLDTPPR from the coding sequence ATGCTCGTGCTCATGGCGGTGAGCGGCGTCGGGCTGATCGCTTCTGACCAACTCGGCCAGGCGGCGCCACCACCGATGCCGGTAGCGACGACGCCTCCACCGGAACCAGCTGCGTCGACGCCACCACCGGAACCAGCCGCGTCAACGCCCCCACCGAAGCAGGCTGCGAAGACGTCCCAACCGAAACCGACGAACACCACGGGCGGGTCCAGCCGTAACAGGAGCGCGTCACCAACGCCTGGTCCCAGTTCGACGCAGCTGCCGACGACCAACGCGCGGCCCGTCCGAGTCGACATCGGCGCCATCGATGTCGCCGCCCCCCTCATCGGGGTAGGTAACGCCCCCGACGGCACCATCGGCATCCCGCCCGAGAACAAGCCCTATCTCGCCGCGTGGTACAAGTACAGCGCCGCCCCTGGTGAACCCGGCCGTACCGTCATAGTGGGCCATCTGGACTCCAGGTTCAGCAGCCAGTACACCGCTGTCTTCTACCGCCTCGGCGCGTTGAAGCGAGGTCAGAAGTTAACCGTGAGGCGCGCCGACGGAGTAGTCGTGGAGTACGTCGTCGACGGCGCATCGCTTCAGTCGAAGGCGAACTTTCCCGCCGGCCAGATCTACGGGAAAAGTAGGCGTTCCGAACTCCGGCTCATAACCTGCGGCGGCACGTACAGCAAGAAAACCGGCTGGTCAGGCAATGTCATTGTCTACGCTCATATGGTCTCGTGGCACTATGCGACCAGCGCGGAGCGCAGGAAGCCAATGCATCTCGACACGCCGCCGCGATGA